Proteins encoded together in one Streptomyces sp. NBC_01216 window:
- a CDS encoding CaiB/BaiF CoA transferase family protein, with protein sequence MTRSGTETAAPLRGLRVLDLATLFAGPLAAMMLGDFGADVVKVEHPRRPDPSRGHGPAKDGVGLWWKVLGRNKRTITLDLSTDGGRATLLRLAADADVIVENFRPGTLERWGLGWEELSGANPRLVLARVTGFGQFGPYARRPGFGTLAEAMSGFAALTGEPDGPPTLPPFGLADSVAALATAYAVMTALTARTASGRGQVVDMAIIEPMLSVIGPHATWYDQLGYVQPRTGNRSRNNAPRNTYRTADGAWVAVSTSAQSVAERVMRLVGRPDLIDEPWFAEGTSRAAHADVLDEAVGSWIARHTRDDALAAFDKAEAAIAPVYDVRDVLEDPQYLALDTITEVADPELGPLRMQNVLFRLSDTPGAIRWAGRPHGADTAEVLAELGLDPGEIAALRGEGAV encoded by the coding sequence ATGACCCGCTCCGGAACCGAGACCGCCGCTCCCCTGCGGGGCCTGCGCGTCCTCGATCTCGCCACGCTGTTCGCCGGGCCGCTGGCGGCGATGATGCTCGGCGACTTCGGCGCCGACGTGGTCAAGGTCGAGCACCCGCGCAGACCCGACCCGTCCCGCGGCCACGGCCCCGCCAAGGACGGGGTCGGCCTCTGGTGGAAGGTGCTGGGCCGCAACAAGCGGACGATCACCCTCGACCTCTCCACCGACGGAGGCCGTGCCACGCTGCTGCGTCTTGCCGCCGACGCCGACGTGATCGTGGAGAACTTCCGGCCCGGCACCCTGGAACGCTGGGGCCTGGGCTGGGAGGAGCTCTCCGGCGCCAACCCGCGTCTGGTCCTGGCCCGGGTCACCGGCTTCGGCCAGTTCGGCCCGTACGCGCGCCGGCCGGGCTTCGGCACCCTCGCCGAGGCGATGAGCGGTTTCGCCGCACTCACCGGCGAACCGGACGGCCCGCCCACGCTTCCCCCGTTCGGTCTGGCGGACTCCGTCGCCGCCCTGGCCACGGCGTACGCGGTGATGACGGCGCTGACCGCCCGGACCGCCAGCGGCCGCGGCCAGGTCGTCGACATGGCGATCATCGAACCGATGTTGTCCGTCATCGGCCCCCACGCCACCTGGTACGACCAGCTCGGCTACGTCCAGCCGCGGACCGGCAACCGCAGCCGCAACAACGCTCCCCGCAACACCTACCGGACCGCCGACGGCGCCTGGGTCGCCGTCTCCACCTCCGCCCAGTCCGTCGCCGAACGCGTGATGCGGCTGGTCGGCCGCCCCGACCTGATCGACGAACCGTGGTTCGCCGAGGGGACGAGCCGGGCCGCCCACGCCGACGTCCTCGACGAGGCCGTCGGCTCCTGGATCGCCCGGCACACCCGCGACGACGCCCTGGCGGCCTTCGACAAGGCGGAGGCGGCGATCGCGCCGGTCTACGACGTCCGGGACGTGCTGGAGGACCCGCAGTACCTGGCCCTGGACACCATCACCGAGGTCGCGGACCCGGAGCTGGGCCCGCTGCGCATGCAGAACGTCCTCTTCCGGCTCTCCGACACGCCCGGCGCGATCCGCTGGGCCGGACGGCCGCACGGCGCCGACACCGCGGAGGTCCTCGCCGAGCTCGGGCTCGACCCCGGCGAGATCGCCGCGCTGCGCGGCGAAGGAGCCGTATGA
- a CDS encoding ADP-ribosylglycohydrolase family protein, giving the protein MNLRVTWVQPEDLVGHELRQAAEDGRDASSAAARWTAAGGRPAPAASGASATPRPELRTLAEALLDELAALPSPLASTEPTPLPAIRRLAPATPAGTLAPSAPRGPAPLSRTAAPPGAGAPDRLREALHAAWLGRAAGCLLGKPVEKLPLPAIRALARAAGNWPLSSWFTARGVPPALLAAHPWNRRSAATSLAENIDGMPEDDDLDYTLLNLLLLQRYGRDFTTADVARLWLDELPAGRTFTAERVAYRNLLDGVEPPSTAVRRNPFREWIGARIRADVHGWTRPGDPVAAAAQAHRDATLTHTGNGVYDAMFVAATLATAATGTADVHQALASGLAVVPPRSRLARAVRLGIGTARATADFDTVVDRLHAALGGYHWVHAVPNAAVLAAALTHGDGDFTRSVCAAVSGGWDTDSNGATAGSVAGLLAGRPDRLPERWISPLKNRLATSVPSFDGIGFDTLAAMTHLEAVRP; this is encoded by the coding sequence ATGAACCTCCGCGTCACCTGGGTCCAGCCCGAGGACCTGGTCGGCCACGAACTGCGCCAGGCCGCGGAGGACGGCCGCGACGCCTCCTCGGCCGCCGCCCGCTGGACCGCCGCGGGCGGGCGTCCCGCGCCCGCGGCGTCGGGCGCCTCCGCCACCCCCCGCCCGGAGCTCCGCACGTTGGCGGAGGCCCTGCTCGACGAACTGGCCGCCCTGCCGTCCCCGCTCGCCTCGACGGAACCCACCCCGCTCCCCGCCATCCGGAGACTGGCTCCGGCGACCCCGGCGGGAACCCTCGCGCCGTCCGCCCCCCGGGGACCGGCCCCGCTCTCCCGCACCGCCGCGCCGCCCGGGGCGGGTGCCCCGGACCGGCTCCGCGAGGCCCTGCACGCCGCCTGGCTCGGGCGCGCCGCGGGATGCCTGCTCGGCAAACCCGTCGAGAAGCTGCCGCTCCCCGCGATCCGCGCACTCGCCCGGGCCGCCGGGAACTGGCCGCTCTCCTCCTGGTTCACCGCGCGGGGCGTCCCTCCGGCGCTGTTGGCCGCCCACCCGTGGAACCGCCGCTCCGCGGCCACCTCCCTCGCCGAGAACATCGACGGGATGCCGGAGGACGACGACCTCGACTACACCCTGCTCAACCTGCTGCTCCTCCAGCGGTACGGCCGCGACTTCACCACCGCCGACGTCGCCCGCCTCTGGCTCGACGAACTCCCCGCCGGCCGCACCTTCACCGCCGAGCGCGTCGCCTACCGCAACCTCCTCGACGGCGTCGAGCCCCCGTCGACCGCCGTCCGCCGCAATCCCTTCCGCGAGTGGATCGGCGCCCGGATCCGGGCCGACGTGCACGGCTGGACCCGGCCGGGCGACCCGGTCGCCGCCGCCGCGCAGGCGCACCGGGACGCGACGCTCACCCACACCGGCAACGGCGTCTACGACGCGATGTTCGTCGCGGCCACCCTCGCCACCGCCGCGACCGGCACCGCCGACGTGCACCAGGCCCTGGCCTCCGGGCTCGCCGTGGTCCCCCCTCGCTCCCGGCTCGCCCGCGCCGTCCGCCTCGGCATCGGGACCGCCCGCGCCACCGCGGACTTCGACACGGTCGTGGACCGGCTCCACGCCGCCCTCGGCGGGTATCACTGGGTGCATGCCGTCCCCAACGCCGCCGTACTCGCCGCCGCCCTCACCCACGGCGACGGCGACTTCACCCGGTCCGTCTGCGCGGCGGTCTCCGGTGGCTGGGACACCGACTCCAACGGCGCCACCGCCGGCTCCGTCGCCGGCCTGCTCGCCGGCCGGCCCGACCGGCTGCCCGAACGTTGGATCTCCCCCCTCAAGAACAGGCTGGCGACCTCGGTCCCGTCCTTCGACGGCATCGGCTTCGACACCCTCGCCGCAATGACACATCTGGAGGCAGTACGCCCATGA
- the rbsK gene encoding ribokinase, which translates to MTGIVVLGSTNMDLVAFVARAPARGETVTGRAFRTVPGGKGANQAVAAARAGAEVAMIGAVGADDFGPRLRAALDASGVDTDLLRTAEGPSGTAHIVVDDEGGNSIVVVPGANGTVTSLDHGDDALIATADALLLQLELPLSAVTEGAVTARRLGVRTILTPAPAQPLPPELLAATDLLVPNEHEAAALTGIADPHGAAEALLRTVPEVVVTLGRAGCLYAVRGAAPLTVPAPGVTAVDTTAAGDTFVGALAVALAEGRPVERALAWASSAAALSVQRPGASTSMPFRAEIDAAHDARTGLEVDTV; encoded by the coding sequence ATGACCGGCATCGTGGTGCTCGGCAGCACCAACATGGATCTCGTCGCCTTCGTCGCGCGGGCCCCCGCCCGCGGAGAGACCGTCACCGGCCGTGCGTTCCGGACGGTCCCCGGCGGCAAGGGCGCCAACCAGGCGGTGGCCGCCGCGCGCGCCGGCGCCGAGGTGGCGATGATCGGCGCGGTCGGCGCCGACGACTTCGGCCCGCGACTGCGGGCCGCGCTGGACGCCTCCGGTGTCGACACGGATCTCCTGCGCACCGCCGAGGGACCCTCGGGCACCGCGCACATCGTCGTCGACGACGAGGGCGGCAACTCGATCGTCGTCGTCCCCGGCGCCAACGGCACCGTCACCTCCCTCGACCACGGCGACGACGCCCTGATCGCCACCGCCGACGCTCTCCTCCTCCAGCTCGAACTGCCCCTGTCCGCCGTCACCGAGGGCGCCGTCACCGCCCGCCGACTCGGGGTCCGGACCATCCTGACCCCCGCCCCCGCCCAGCCGCTGCCCCCCGAACTCCTGGCCGCCACCGATCTGCTGGTCCCCAACGAGCACGAGGCCGCCGCGCTCACCGGCATCGCCGACCCGCACGGCGCGGCCGAGGCCCTGCTGCGGACCGTGCCCGAGGTGGTCGTCACCCTCGGTCGGGCCGGCTGCCTGTACGCGGTCCGCGGTGCGGCCCCCCTCACGGTCCCCGCCCCCGGGGTGACAGCCGTGGACACCACCGCGGCCGGGGACACCTTCGTCGGCGCGCTGGCGGTCGCCCTCGCCGAGGGACGGCCCGTGGAGCGGGCGCTGGCCTGGGCGTCGAGCGCCGCCGCGCTGTCCGTCCAGCGGCCCGGGGCCTCGACCTCGATGCCGTTCCGCGCCGAGATCGACGCCGCCCACGACGCCCGCACCGGCCTGGAGGTCGACACCGTATGA